The genomic region TGCTGTAAAAGGTACAATTTTTATTTTAGAATTATAGGGCCATGAGTTACTGCTTTCAGCACGAATATTGAGATGATAATTATAGACCGTCAGGGCTCTTGCTATGCCGGGGTATGCAAACTGATCCCGCTTGCCGTATAAATAGCCTTTAACAAAAACAGGGAAACAATTTTACCGGATATGCAATTTGAAGAAGAGAAAAATTATTTGGTCAATATAAAACAGCCGGTTAGCGCATTACGCCAACCGGCTGTTGAATGAAATTACCGGGTAAGCAATTTATTGTTTCAGTTCCCTGGGGCTTTTCCCCTGACGCCAGTGCTCTTCAATTTTTTCAAGGGTTACCTTTTTCGTTTCAGGTATGTAAAAATACCCCCAGATCAGGCCCAGAATCCCAATCAATGCATAGAGGAAAAAGGCGCCTGCCGGATTACCCAGGTCTTCTCCTTTCAGGACAATAGCTGTTCCTGGCAGGGTGAGGGCCTTGACAATTTTGAAGAAGGTGAAAGCCACAATCCCGTTGAACAGCCAGTTGGACAGAGCTCCGATACTGGAACCAATACCACGGACACTCAATGGGAAGATTTCCGAAATGATCAGCCAGCCCAAAGGACCCAGGCTGATGGCGAAGAAGGCAATATACACCCAAACAAGTGAAATGGTTATCCATTTGATGGAGTCGCCCAGGGTGGCCTGAAGCGCAAAACAGGTACCCATGGCAATCAGGGCAACTACCAGACCGGTCAGTCCGATGAAATACAACTTCCTTCGTCCCAGTTTATCTATGAGGAAAAGGGAAAGAATGGTAAAGGCCACATTGACAACACCAACGCTCACAGATGCCCATACAGCCGCCTGTGCATCGGCAAAACCCGACATCAGAAAGATTTTGGGGCTGTAGTAAATGATGGTATTAATGCCTGTAAACTGCTGCACGAACATAATTCCTACGGCAATAATCAAAGGAACCCGTAACCATTTTTTAAATATCTCTGACCAGATAACTTTATGTTTGCGGTCTTCTTCCAGGTCACTCCTCATCTTCGAAATAACATCTTCTACAAGATCAGGATCTTCCACTTTCTGAAGAACTTTTCTGCATTCTTCTTCACGTCCTTTACTGATCAGCCAGCGCGGAGTTTCCGGCAGGAAGATCATGCCAATGAACATGACAAGGGCGGGAATGGCGCCCATATAAAACATGGGTCTCCAGCACTCAGTGTAGGCAGGATGATTATCAGGTACAGTGAAAATGGAATCGCTGAGATACGAAACCATAATACCAATGGTAATGAGAAGCTGAAAAAGAGAAACCAGAGTCCCCCGGATCCTCGTGGGCGATATCTCAGCAATGTAAAGAGGAACAGAGAAAGAAGACACTCCGATGGCAATGCCAAGGAAAAATCGTGCAACCATTAGCATAGGTGCCGAAGGTGCTGAACCTGACCAGAGAGCACCAATAATGAAAATAACAGCTGCCGATAAAATTACCTTCTT from Bacteroidales bacterium harbors:
- a CDS encoding sugar porter family MFS transporter, giving the protein MANNQVKQNKLLVIVIAAVAALGGLLFGFDTGVISGAIPFFQKAFNIGNDWVEIITTSGLIGAVIGAMFSGRITDIIGRKKVILSAAVIFIIGALWSGSAPSAPMLMVARFFLGIAIGVSSFSVPLYIAEISPTRIRGTLVSLFQLLITIGIMVSYLSDSIFTVPDNHPAYTECWRPMFYMGAIPALVMFIGMIFLPETPRWLISKGREEECRKVLQKVEDPDLVEDVISKMRSDLEEDRKHKVIWSEIFKKWLRVPLIIAVGIMFVQQFTGINTIIYYSPKIFLMSGFADAQAAVWASVSVGVVNVAFTILSLFLIDKLGRRKLYFIGLTGLVVALIAMGTCFALQATLGDSIKWITISLVWVYIAFFAISLGPLGWLIISEIFPLSVRGIGSSIGALSNWLFNGIVAFTFFKIVKALTLPGTAIVLKGEDLGNPAGAFFLYALIGILGLIWGYFYIPETKKVTLEKIEEHWRQGKSPRELKQ